From a single Campylobacter concisus genomic region:
- the argS gene encoding arginine--tRNA ligase, with translation MKNKIKAEISKVLEREFVLEKPKDKNLAHYATPLFSLAKELRKSPAMIASEFADKFSDSKMVEASAVNGYLNFKLKSEFLDEISKQILLDSENFAKEDVKKDSYLIEYISANPTGPLHIGHVRGAVYGDTLARLGKRLGYAISTEYYINDAGNQIDLLGTSISLAAKEQLFNENVVYPEKYYRGDYILDIAKLANEKFGKEIFYDESRNLELAEFGKDIVLEIIKKDLADVGIFIESWASEKALYDGLEPTINKLKRSNQMYEKEGATYIASTTLGDDNDRVVVRNDGRPTYLAGDIIYHNAKFEKNFDHYINIWGADHHGYIARLKAAINFLGYDENKLEVILMQMVSLLKDGKPYKMSKRAGNAVLMSDIVSEIGAEALRFIFISKANTSSLEFDVDELKKEDSSNPIFYINYAHARVNQIFTKAEKSVSDVINADFECLDENAKNLLFEALILPEILEDAFISRQLQKIPDYLKSLAASFHKFYNENRVVGNENEDSLLKIFAVVAISIKTAFNIMGITAKDRM, from the coding sequence TTGAAAAATAAAATAAAAGCTGAAATTTCAAAGGTTTTAGAGCGTGAATTTGTGCTTGAAAAGCCAAAGGATAAAAATTTAGCCCACTATGCAACGCCACTTTTTAGCCTAGCAAAGGAGTTAAGAAAGTCGCCAGCCATGATAGCTAGCGAGTTTGCTGATAAATTTAGTGATAGCAAAATGGTTGAAGCTAGTGCAGTAAATGGCTACTTAAATTTCAAGCTAAAAAGTGAGTTTTTAGATGAAATTTCAAAGCAAATTTTGCTAGATAGCGAAAATTTTGCAAAAGAAGATGTGAAAAAAGATAGCTATTTAATAGAATACATCAGCGCAAATCCAACTGGACCGCTTCACATCGGGCATGTTAGAGGTGCAGTCTACGGCGATACTTTGGCTAGGCTTGGCAAAAGACTTGGCTACGCTATCTCAACAGAATACTATATAAACGATGCTGGCAATCAAATCGACCTGCTTGGTACTTCGATATCGCTTGCGGCAAAAGAGCAGCTTTTTAACGAAAACGTCGTCTATCCAGAGAAATACTACCGAGGCGATTATATTTTAGATATTGCTAAGCTTGCAAATGAGAAATTTGGCAAGGAAATTTTTTATGACGAGAGCAGGAATCTCGAGCTTGCCGAGTTTGGCAAGGATATCGTGCTTGAGATCATCAAAAAAGATTTGGCGGACGTTGGGATATTTATAGAGAGCTGGGCTAGCGAGAAAGCTCTTTATGATGGCTTAGAGCCAACTATAAACAAGCTAAAACGCTCAAATCAAATGTATGAAAAAGAGGGCGCTACTTATATCGCTTCGACTACGCTTGGTGATGATAATGATAGAGTTGTGGTGAGAAATGACGGTAGACCGACATATCTAGCTGGCGACATCATCTATCATAACGCCAAATTTGAGAAAAATTTCGATCACTACATAAACATTTGGGGTGCTGACCACCACGGGTATATCGCAAGGCTAAAGGCTGCGATAAATTTCCTTGGATACGATGAAAATAAGCTTGAAGTGATACTTATGCAGATGGTTAGTTTGCTAAAAGATGGCAAGCCATACAAGATGAGCAAGCGCGCTGGTAATGCTGTACTGATGAGCGATATCGTAAGTGAGATCGGTGCTGAGGCGCTTAGATTTATCTTTATAAGCAAGGCAAACACGAGTAGTTTGGAATTTGACGTAGATGAGCTTAAAAAAGAGGACAGCTCAAATCCTATCTTTTATATAAACTACGCTCACGCTAGGGTAAATCAAATTTTTACAAAGGCTGAAAAAAGCGTTAGTGACGTGATAAATGCGGACTTTGAATGCCTAGATGAAAATGCTAAGAATTTACTTTTTGAGGCGCTGATATTGCCAGAAATTTTAGAAGATGCTTTTATCTCAAGGCAGCTTCAAAAGATCCCAGACTATCTGAAGTCCCTAGCTGCTAGTTTTCATAAATTTTATAACGAAAACCGTGTGGTTGGAAATGAAAACGAAGATAGCTTGCTAAAAATTTTTGCAGTTGTCGCTATCTCGATAAAAACAGCATTTAATATAATGGGAATTACAGCTAAAGATAGGATGTAG
- a CDS encoding Highly acidic protein — MKVALVNKNPAVSRLITLSLNKLGIEYSEFDDVNSVGDQFDYIIIDSDMDSSDVNLNQKIMYLAPRGGEKPDFADVMLEKPFLPTEFISLFEQNKDTDNDKELELGLDESANFNDFDESNKNFDDLENFELPEIDMGLENLAKEDDKADKFDNEALDDEFLKEELSELEAEDLKDKDISFDERDTELIDDDMINDIASKYMADSEDIDKSLEQNNEPPVIKEEHSDNFDELSSLVDEIDDMGESDLADEEAKNELDKMVEQNSQNLETAELNEDFVDDISQSKKELSEIESLDKELNEESREDSENFDELETDFGSDENFEPESSEANLIDEASQNLEEDIDEESTKEAEDISLGEDIDLEKEPAKEDHEEISEEVLAQEDLGMVDEVFEEENFKEETLGSPNFDVASIEEIDENTMQAAFGLNIAPQTSSCDETKIDADYKEELTKKITKHVHESLNESSLRDVLKDMNIKINISFEEK; from the coding sequence ATCGATAGTGATATGGATAGCAGCGATGTTAATTTAAATCAAAAGATAATGTATCTAGCACCTAGAGGCGGTGAAAAGCCAGATTTTGCTGATGTTATGCTTGAAAAGCCCTTTTTACCAACAGAATTTATTAGTTTGTTTGAACAAAACAAAGATACTGACAATGATAAAGAACTTGAGCTTGGGCTAGATGAGTCTGCAAATTTTAATGACTTTGACGAAAGCAATAAAAACTTTGATGATTTAGAAAATTTTGAGCTTCCAGAAATTGACATGGGACTTGAAAATTTAGCAAAAGAAGATGATAAGGCAGATAAATTTGATAACGAGGCTTTAGATGATGAGTTTTTAAAAGAGGAGCTAAGTGAACTAGAGGCCGAGGATTTAAAGGATAAAGATATCAGTTTTGATGAAAGAGACACTGAACTCATAGATGATGATATGATAAATGACATAGCTAGCAAATATATGGCTGATTCAGAAGATATAGATAAATCCTTAGAGCAAAACAATGAGCCGCCTGTGATAAAAGAAGAGCATAGTGATAACTTTGATGAGCTTAGTTCGCTTGTAGATGAGATAGATGATATGGGCGAGAGTGACTTGGCGGATGAAGAGGCGAAAAACGAGCTTGATAAAATGGTCGAGCAAAATTCTCAAAATTTAGAAACTGCCGAGCTTAATGAAGATTTTGTAGATGATATAAGCCAAAGTAAAAAAGAGCTCAGCGAGATCGAGTCTTTGGATAAAGAGCTAAACGAAGAATCTAGAGAAGATAGCGAAAATTTTGATGAACTAGAGACTGATTTTGGTAGTGATGAAAATTTTGAGCCTGAAAGCAGCGAGGCAAATTTGATAGATGAAGCTAGCCAAAATTTAGAGGAAGATATAGATGAAGAATCTACCAAAGAAGCAGAGGACATTTCTTTGGGTGAAGATATAGACCTTGAAAAAGAGCCAGCTAAAGAAGATCATGAAGAAATTTCTGAAGAAGTCCTTGCTCAAGAAGATCTAGGCATGGTAGATGAGGTGTTTGAGGAAGAAAATTTTAAAGAAGAGACATTGGGTAGCCCAAATTTTGATGTAGCGTCTATTGAAGAAATAGATGAAAATACGATGCAAGCAGCATTTGGATTAAATATTGCTCCACAAACTAGCTCATGCGATGAAACAAAAATAGATGCTGACTATAAAGAAGAGCTAACCAAAAAGATCACAAAACACGTCCATGAGTCGTTAAATGAAAGCTCGCTAAGAGATGTGCTAAAAGATATGAACATAAAGATAAATATAAGTTTTGAGGAAAAGTAG
- the tatA gene encoding twin-arginine translocase TatA/TatE family subunit, with translation MGSFSIGHWLVVLAIIVLLFGAKKIPELAKGLGKGIKTFKAEMEDTTPEKSEKVEHKEENADSQKIEETTKNA, from the coding sequence ATGGGTTCTTTTAGTATTGGTCACTGGCTAGTTGTTTTAGCGATTATTGTTTTACTTTTTGGAGCAAAGAAGATCCCAGAACTTGCAAAAGGACTAGGCAAAGGCATAAAGACTTTTAAGGCTGAGATGGAAGACACAACCCCTGAAAAAAGTGAGAAAGTCGAGCATAAAGAAGAGAATGCCGATAGTCAAAAAATAGAAGAAACAACTAAAAACGCATAG
- a CDS encoding sugar transferase — protein sequence MIILGEKYAFTSLELEKLRKKFGQVNFLSHENSDARALRSALENLIKSGDQRLIVLNTAKPVDSKLVRFLTLLQFKTKYKKIKFLNVENFLEIYLHKCYIPENGENLNFLDEIRPYGPFSYVLKRMIDYASCLILFILLFGLKFYVKRKIDEQSPGSLYFLQSRVGLNNKEFECIKFRSMMEDAEKDGAKFASENDERVFEFGEFMRKTRIDEVPQCINVFRRQMHLIGPRPERRHWINFFEKEIPYYNERHIVRPGITGWAQVNYPYGSNTHDAKQKLMYDLYYIKHWSLWLEIKIIVKTIAIIFEKKGI from the coding sequence ATGATCATCCTTGGCGAAAAATATGCTTTTACCAGCCTAGAACTAGAAAAGCTTAGAAAGAAATTTGGTCAAGTAAATTTTTTATCCCATGAAAATAGCGACGCAAGAGCCTTACGAAGTGCACTAGAAAATCTCATAAAATCAGGCGATCAAAGGCTAATAGTGCTAAATACCGCAAAGCCAGTCGATAGCAAATTGGTTAGATTTCTCACGCTTTTGCAGTTTAAAACGAAGTATAAAAAGATAAAATTTCTAAACGTAGAGAATTTTTTAGAAATTTACCTACACAAATGTTATATCCCAGAAAATGGCGAAAATCTTAATTTTTTAGATGAAATAAGGCCTTATGGTCCTTTTAGCTATGTACTCAAGCGAATGATCGATTATGCTAGCTGCTTGATACTTTTTATCTTGCTTTTTGGCTTAAAATTTTATGTAAAGAGAAAGATAGACGAGCAATCACCCGGAAGCCTTTACTTTTTACAAAGTAGAGTTGGTCTAAATAACAAGGAATTTGAGTGTATTAAATTTCGCTCGATGATGGAAGATGCCGAGAAAGATGGGGCAAAATTTGCTAGTGAAAATGATGAAAGAGTGTTTGAATTTGGCGAATTTATGCGAAAAACTCGTATAGACGAGGTACCGCAGTGTATAAATGTCTTTCGAAGACAAATGCATCTGATAGGTCCAAGGCCTGAGCGAAGACACTGGATAAATTTCTTTGAAAAAGAGATCCCTTACTACAATGAACGCCACATCGTCCGCCCAGGGATTACCGGCTGGGCACAGGTAAACTACCCTTATGGCTCGAATACACACGACGCCAAACAAAAACTAATGTATGATCTTTACTACATCAAACACTGGTCGCTTTGGCTGGAGATAAAGATCATAGTAAAAACCATTGCGATTATATTTGAGAAAAAAGGCATTTAA
- the gmk gene encoding guanylate kinase: protein MQGQILVVSGPSGSGKSTLLGRLLKEEKDLYFSISSTTRAKREGEVDGVDYYFIKEDEFKSGIEKGEFLEWAQVHKNYYGTSLKPVLAALEAGKIVIFDIDVQGFHIALEKFKSYITSVFITTANKKELKRRLKNRGTDSDETIENRLMNAVGEMEHILEYDYFLVNDDIEKSYKGLKSILRAMRLKSTKIDLRRVIDEWIDC, encoded by the coding sequence TTGCAAGGACAAATTTTAGTAGTTTCTGGGCCTAGTGGAAGTGGGAAAAGTACGCTTTTGGGCCGTCTTTTAAAGGAAGAGAAAGATCTTTATTTTTCTATTTCAAGCACGACAAGGGCAAAAAGAGAAGGTGAAGTTGATGGAGTGGATTACTATTTTATAAAAGAAGATGAGTTTAAAAGCGGCATAGAAAAGGGCGAATTTTTAGAATGGGCGCAGGTGCATAAAAACTATTATGGAACGAGTCTAAAGCCTGTTTTAGCAGCACTTGAGGCTGGGAAGATAGTGATATTTGACATTGATGTGCAAGGCTTTCATATCGCACTTGAAAAATTTAAAAGCTACATAACTTCAGTTTTTATCACGACTGCAAATAAAAAAGAGCTTAAAAGGCGCTTGAAAAACCGCGGAACTGATAGCGACGAAACGATAGAAAATCGCCTAATGAACGCAGTTGGTGAGATGGAGCATATCTTAGAATATGATTATTTTTTGGTAAATGATGACATTGAAAAGAGTTATAAAGGATTAAAATCAATTCTTAGAGCGATGAGGTTAAAAAGTACGAAAATAGACTTAAGACGCGTTATTGATGAGTGGATAGATTGCTAG